The following are encoded in a window of Thermus hydrothermalis genomic DNA:
- the mnmD gene encoding tRNA (5-methylaminomethyl-2-thiouridine)(34)-methyltransferase MnmD, whose product MERFLTADGTPTLYHPRYREAYHPRQGALLQARRLYVEKTLTHLHPAPRVLEVGFGLGVNFRAALESALERGVRLRYLAVEKEPLPKEVLAGLALPLSRAERVFREILEAWPAERFVGPWGELRLLFGDIREVRLPRAWATAVFLDPFSPKANPEAWELPVLLGLRQALRPRGRLATYSAQGAFRRALKRAGFRVHRLPGLGKREWTVGIAVKAPPG is encoded by the coding sequence ATGGAGCGCTTCCTCACGGCGGACGGGACCCCTACCCTGTACCACCCCCGCTACCGGGAGGCCTACCACCCTCGGCAGGGGGCCCTCCTGCAGGCCCGCAGGCTCTACGTGGAGAAGACCCTGACCCACCTCCACCCCGCCCCTAGGGTCCTCGAGGTGGGCTTCGGCCTCGGGGTGAACTTCCGGGCGGCCCTGGAAAGCGCCCTGGAGCGGGGGGTGCGGCTTCGCTACCTGGCGGTGGAGAAGGAGCCTTTGCCGAAGGAGGTGCTTGCGGGGCTCGCCCTTCCCCTCTCCCGGGCGGAAAGGGTGTTTAGGGAGATCCTCGAGGCCTGGCCCGCCGAGCGCTTCGTGGGGCCTTGGGGGGAGCTACGCCTGCTTTTTGGGGACATACGGGAGGTGCGCCTCCCCCGGGCCTGGGCCACGGCGGTGTTTCTGGACCCCTTTAGCCCCAAGGCCAACCCCGAGGCCTGGGAGCTCCCCGTGCTCCTTGGGCTTCGGCAGGCCCTCAGGCCCAGGGGGCGGCTTGCCACCTACTCAGCGCAAGGGGCCTTCCGCCGGGCCCTGAAGCGGGCGGGGTTTAGGGTTCACCGCCTTCCGGGCCTGGGGAAGCGGGAGTGGACGGTGGGTATCGCCGTAAAAGCTCCTCCCGGGTGA
- the gatC gene encoding Asp-tRNA(Asn)/Glu-tRNA(Gln) amidotransferase subunit GatC encodes MELSLDLLRKLEGLAKIRLSPEEEALLLQDLKRILDFVDALPQVEGIEEEAPTGRLREDEPAPSLPQAEALALAPEREEGFFRVPPVLE; translated from the coding sequence ATGGAGCTATCCCTTGACCTCCTGCGCAAGCTGGAGGGGCTCGCCAAAATCCGGCTTTCCCCAGAGGAGGAGGCCCTCCTCCTCCAAGACCTGAAGCGCATCCTGGACTTCGTGGACGCCCTCCCCCAGGTGGAAGGGATAGAGGAGGAGGCCCCCACGGGCCGCCTGCGGGAGGACGAACCCGCCCCTTCCCTCCCCCAGGCGGAGGCCCTGGCGCTCGCCCCCGAACGGGAGGAGGGGTTCTTCCGCGTGCCCCCCGTCTTGGAGTAG
- a CDS encoding DUF554 domain-containing protein, with the protein MELSLWQKLSGTLVNALTVVLGTGLGLLLRGRLPERMARIMVQGVGLTTLFIGLSMAQALGRAKGGNIDGVVLGLLALVAGGLLGEWARLEDGLENVGEKIKQAVRGGGSFTEGFVAASLLFCVGPMTLLGSIQNGLTGDASLLLLKATLDGMSAIALTSSFGIGVGFSTLVILLYQGGVALLAGTLSQALPDPAQDPRVLLTTGVGGLMVLGVGVNLLGLTKVRVGSFLPALLLAPLVWWLADLLT; encoded by the coding sequence ATGGAGCTTAGCCTTTGGCAGAAGCTTTCCGGAACCCTGGTGAACGCCCTCACCGTGGTCCTGGGCACGGGGCTTGGGCTCCTCCTCCGCGGCCGGCTTCCCGAGCGCATGGCCCGCATCATGGTCCAGGGGGTGGGGCTCACCACCCTCTTCATCGGGCTCTCCATGGCCCAGGCCCTGGGCCGGGCCAAGGGGGGGAATATAGACGGGGTGGTCCTGGGGCTCCTCGCCCTGGTGGCGGGGGGGCTTTTGGGGGAGTGGGCCCGGCTGGAGGACGGGCTGGAGAACGTAGGGGAAAAGATCAAACAGGCGGTGCGGGGGGGCGGAAGCTTCACCGAGGGCTTCGTGGCGGCGAGCCTCCTCTTCTGCGTGGGGCCCATGACCCTCCTCGGCTCCATCCAAAACGGCCTCACCGGGGATGCGAGCCTCCTCCTCCTCAAGGCCACCCTGGACGGCATGAGCGCCATCGCCCTGACGAGCTCCTTCGGGATTGGGGTGGGGTTTAGCACCCTGGTTATCCTCCTCTACCAGGGAGGGGTGGCCCTCCTGGCGGGGACCCTAAGCCAGGCCCTCCCCGACCCCGCCCAGGACCCCCGGGTCCTCCTCACCACGGGGGTGGGGGGGCTCATGGTCCTCGGGGTAGGCGTTAACCTTCTTGGGCTCACCAAGGTGCGGGTGGGCTCCTTCCTCCCCGCCCTCCTCCTTGCCCCCCTCGTGTGGTGGCTCGCCGACCTCCTGACGTAG